The following proteins are encoded in a genomic region of Catharus ustulatus isolate bCatUst1 chromosome 4, bCatUst1.pri.v2, whole genome shotgun sequence:
- the TUBA8 gene encoding tubulin alpha-8 chain → MVDLEPTVVDEVRAGTFRELFHPEQLITGKEDAANNYARGHYTIGKESIDMVLDRVRKLTDACSGLQGFLIFHSFGGGTGSGFTSLLMERLSVDYGKKSKLEFAIYPAPQVSTAVVEPYNSILTTHTTLEHSDCAFMVDNEAIYDICRRSLAIERPSYTNLNRLISQIVSSITASLRFDGALNVDLTEFQTNLVPYPRIHFPLVTYAPIISSDRAHHEQLSVAEITNACFEPNNQMVKCDPRHGKYMACCMLYRGDVVPKDVNVAIAAIKTKRSVQFVDWCPTGFKVGINYQPPTVVPGGDLAQVQRAVCMLSNTTAIAEAWARLDHKFDLMYAKRAFVHWYVGEGMEEGEFAEAREDLAALEKDYEEVGTDSFEEENDGEEF, encoded by the exons ATGGTGGACTTGGAACCAACCGTGGTAG aTGAAGTACGGGCTGGCACCTTCAGGGAACTTTTCCATCCAGAACAGCTGATCACTGGGAAGGAAGATGCAGCCAATAACTATGCCCGTGGCCACTACACCATTGGCAAGGAAAGCATTGATATGGTGCTGGATCGTGTCCGTAAGCTG actgatgcctgctctgggctgcaaGGATTCCTGATCTTCCACAGCTTTGGTGGCGGTACCGGCTCTGGATTTACCTCCTTGCTGATGGAACGCCTCTCTGTGGATTATGGAAAGAAGTCCAAACTGGAGTTTGCCATCTACCCAGCTCCTCAGGTCTCCACGGCTGTGGTGGAGCCTTACAATTCCATCCTGACCACGCACACCACACTGGAGCACTCGGACTGTGCCTTCATGGTGGACAACGAGGCCATCTACGACATCTGCCGCCGCAGCCTGGCCATCGAGCGCCCCAGCTACACCAACCTGAACCGCCTCATCAGCCAGATCGTGTCCTCCATCACGGCCTCACTGCGCTTTGACGGAGCCCTGAACGTGGATCTGACGGAGTTCCAGACCAACCTGGTGCCCTACCCGCGCATCCACTTCCCGCTGGTCACCTACGCCCCCATCATCTCCTCCGACAGAGCCCACCACGAGCAGCTCTCCGTGGCCGAGATCACCAACGCCTGCTTTGAGCCCAACAACCAGATGGTGAAGTGTGACCCAAGGCATGGCAAGTACATGGCCTGCTGCATGCTCTACCGCGGTGATGTTGTCCCCAAGGATGTCAACGTGGCCATTGCTGCCATCAAGACCAAGAGAAGCGTCCAGTTTGTGGACTGGTGTCCAACAGGCTTCAAG GTTGGGATCAACTACCAGCCTCCCACGGTGGTTCCTGGTGGAGACCTAGCCCAGGTGCAGCGGGCAGTCTGCATGCTGAGCAACACCACGGCCATTGCCGAGGCTTGGGCCAGGCTGGACCACAAGTTTGACCTGATGTACGCCAAGAGAGCTTTTGTGCACTGGTATGTGGGTGAAGGCATGGAGGAGGGAGAGTTTGCAGAGGCCCGAGAGGATCTGGCTGCCCTGGAAAAGGACTATGAAGAAGTGGGAACTGACTCATTTGAAGAAGAGAATGATGGggaggaattttaa
- the PEX26 gene encoding peroxisome assembly protein 26, translating into MRAELPGWVPGTAAALLEEAADLLVLHRDFAAALERCEAGCDSLGPGPEPGPEPGPESFAEVKCSLCVVGIQALAEMNKWREVLSWVLQYYHEPEHLPPKVLELCILLYSQVREPQVMLEVGSSWLRAQANQRLPEFGSLLELYLAQVLLPLGCFEGAEELVRGCAVFSSEQQLEFLSTILESRSRWAQREETCSAAEEQQGPATETVLGVLSQKLLTMLTLLRRALRSMSNHFCLLPYKKMLLATFLLYLVVVRLDPASPTALPFIYKLVQLFRQAWAAVLSPIHRPPVRD; encoded by the exons ATGAGGGCCGAGCTGCCCGGCTGGGTCCCGGGAACCGCGGCTGCGCTGCTGGAGGAGGCGGCGGatctgctggtgctgcaccGCGACTTCGCCGCCGCCCTGGAGCGCTGCGAGGCGGGCTGCGACAGCCTGGGCCCCGGCCCCGAACCCGGCCCCGAACCCGGCCCCGAGAG TTTTGCAGAAGTGAAATGCTCCCTTTGTGTTGTGGGGATTCAGGCGCTGGCCGAGATGAACAAGTGGAGAGAAGTTCTGTCTTGGGTCCTACAGTATTACCATGAACCTGAACATCTGCCTCCAAAAGTTCTGGAGTTGTG CATCCTGTTGTACAGCCAAGTGCGGGAGCCGCAGGTGATGCTGGAGgtgggcagcagctggctgaGAGCCCAGGCCAACCAGAGGCTGCCTGAGTTCGGGTCGCTGCTGGAGCTGTACCTGGcgcaggtgctgctgcccctggggtGCTTCGAGGGCGCGGAGGAGCTGGTGCGGGGCTGTGCCGTGttcagcagtgagcagcagctggagttcCTCAGCACCATCCTGGAGAGCCGCTCTCGGTGGGCTCAGCGGGAAGAGACATGctcagctgctgaggagcagcaaggCCCAGCCACAGAAACCGTTCTGG GAGTGCTGTCCCAAAAGCTGCTGACCATGTTGACTTTGCTACGTAGAGCACTGAGGTCCATGTCAAACCACTTCTGTTTACTTCCTTACAAGAAGATGCTCTTGGCTACTTTTTTGCTGTACCTGGTGGTGGTGAGATTAGACCCAG cttctcccacagcactgccattcATTTACAAACTGGTCCAGCTCTTCAGACAGGCTTGGGCAGCTGTGCTTTCTCCAATCCACAGGCCTCCAGTTCGAGACTAA